The window ACTTCAACGACGTCTACAACGTGTTCCCTACTCcggggggcgccggcggcggcgccgcgtcctttTGCACGGGCGTtcaggagaagagaggcgggcgcgacggccTCGTGCTTTTCAGCGGAGACATTTTTAGCCCGGCACCCCTCTCGGAGGCGTGCAAGGGGCGCCAGATGGTCGAGCTGCTTAACCACATCGGCGTGCACACTGCGTGCTACGGCAACCACGACTTGGACTTTGGCTGGGAGTGGCTGGAACTTCTGGCGGGCTCCACGGACTGCAAATGGGTCATGAGCAACGCCAAGTCCCGCGGGGGGCAAGGCGGAGTTCTCGCCAACGCGCAGAGGTACCGAATTTTTGAGTGGggagcgaagccgcgcttGACTGTGGGCATCATGGGCCTGATTGAGGAAGACTGGATTGACACACTGAACGCACCAGACCGCGACGACATCATCTACCAGGACTTTGTCGAGGCTGGGCGTGAGATGGCCGCGCTGTTCAGACGCCGGGGCTGCGACTTGGTGATTGCGCTGACGCACATGCGGTGGAACAACGACGAaagactcgcgcgcgaagTAAGTGACATCGACCTCATTCTGGGGGGGCATGACCACGGTTACTTGACCAAGATCGTGAGTGGAAAAGCTGTGATCAAAAGCGGCTCCGACTTCCGCGAGTTCTCGTCCCTCACACTGACGCCGAAGCTGCAGATACGCGAACAAGGCACCTCGCACCCTACGGGGCCCTGCGAAGAACACAAGCCGACCGCGCGCGGTTTGAGCGCCGccccgagccgcgcgcccaggggggctgcgggcggcgcgttgATGGCGCGTGTGCTGGACAGTGGAAAGCCGATTGCGTCCTCCAAGGGGTCAGTGCGAGCCGAGCAGTCCGAGGCGGGAGTCGTTGAGAACATAGAGACAGCCGAGGGTCAGCCTGCGAAGGTCTGGAGCTCGGGGCGCTGGTGGATTTCGTGTGAAAAGGTGCAGGTTTCCGGCGACCGATTCGAGGCCGACGACGGAGTCATGGAGATGCTCGCACGGTACCAGACAGAGTACAGCAACCCGCAGGGCGGCGTGATTGGCGTCTTCCCCGTCAGACTGGAAACCCGCTTTTGCGAAATCCGCACACGCGAGTGCAACAGCGGCAACTGGCTTGCCGACCTGATGCGGGAGCACGTCGACGCAGACGTCGCGCTCTACAACTCGGGGGGCATTCGCTCGgactgcgtcttcgccgaggGCGAAGTCGTGACCGACGagacgctgcatgcgctaTTGTCCGGCACGCGGCATTTGTGTGTGGTGGGGGTTCCTGGCAGACTCTTCAAGCGAATTCTTGAGACGAGTGTGAGCAAGTGGCCGCAGTTGGAGGGCCGTTTTTTACAGGTGTCGGGTTTGCGCTTCGTGTTTGACGGGTCGaaggcggccggcgcgcgcgtgctggAAGACCAGATCCGCGTGCTgagccgcgagacgcacgAGTGGGAACCGATTGTAGACGGCAGAGTCTATTCCGTGACAACGGCAAAGTTCctggcgtgcggcggcgacggattCTCCGTCATGAGTGAGTGCTCCCCAGTCGCGCCCGCAAGTCGGGCTATCAAGGACTTGTCAcatctcgcgcgcctctggctGTGTAGACATCACCGGCAGTGCGGCCACCAGGATGCTGAAGACGTCCCTGAAGAGGACCGTGACTGGATCGACCGCGTCCACATGAGGGAGGAAAACCACGAGGACTGGAGAATACAGAGGATAGGCTAGACAGACAGCGTTGAGAGGACGCTGGGAGGAAACACGCGCACGTCCGCGTCTCGGCCTGCAAGCCGCTCGCGTCGGAGATTTGTATTGGGAACGCCCGTGGGATgagggcgcggcagccgcgctctCCTGAGGCGCTGGTGCCTTTACTCCTCACAGTGCAAGAGTCGTGTTGATGATTTGCGATTTTTTCTAAGGTCGACTTGCAAGATGGAAATACTCGCACATTTTCTACTTCTCAAGTCACTTCTTTCGATGAGTTATAACTGGTAGCGTGAGCGGGTTGTGCACGAGCTGTCGCGGTGACGGAAATTCCGCCGCGCACAGTTCGATCCTTCGTAGTCCTCCATGGACAGTGAAGAAAGAGACTGCCTGCATCTCGGGCTGTATTACAGTGGGATTATGGCCTTAGGGAAAAACTCGTTACCTGCTGTGCGGTCTAGGTGTTTGTGTGTGTCACGCCCACTGTGTGCATGTTTAGATCCAGAACGGCATGCTACCATACCCGTCTCTGCGCCCATGGTAGCCTCAAACAAAGGTCCCAGCCGTTGAAAGGAAAATATGGCAATAGCCGTGTTTCGCCGCGGATTCTTTTTGACTGGGATGGGGATGCCACAGATCACGCATGAGCATGCTTCAGAGCAAGCAGCCCCAGCTTCTTACTCATAGTGCCTGTCTGGTCAGCGATTTACTCCTCATGTCCGGCCTGAACATTGGACAGTCGCCACCACCCAACTGGAGGGAGTCATGATGGTTGCATACTTTTGGGGCGTCGCTTAttggcgcagacgccgtcgcctttGGGAGACACTCCCCCTCCACACATAGCACTCACGAGGCTCCCACGCGTTATATGAACGTGAGAGGCCAAACTGAGTGTGGCTAGCGGCGCTTTTTGCTGCTTTCAGTTCCAGGTGCTGTGTGCCGTTGCACGCCACGCTGGCATACTGCGCTTTCACTCAGCCGTAGCCAGGTCGCCTACACAATATGCGTTTGCTCAAGCGGCCTGATCTGCCATGACCAGAACCCGTCGAAAGACGGCAGACCTGCGCTTGCTTGGATCGGAAAACGTGGAGCGAACGGGCGAGCTCTTCACGCATGCCGCACTCAACTGTGGCCCGTTACACGAACTGTGCCGCATTTTCGGCGCAAACTGGACGCCACATTCACTAGGTCCCAAATTTGAGAAAGCTCGCGGGTTCACTGCGGGTCACACTGCGATGTGGTGGTTCTGTTGCAGCGCAGGGACTCTGAGCTTGATACCTTTTTTACTCTCCCTcatttctcttcttttctttcgaAATGCAA is drawn from Besnoitia besnoiti strain Bb-Ger1 chromosome VI, whole genome shotgun sequence and contains these coding sequences:
- a CDS encoding 5'-nucleotidase, C-terminal domain-containing protein (encoded by transcript BESB_068190), translating into MPLASAAADLSSGGREATWRGLGKDGDGGVFVFGDGCKRNVAEAAADWGGKNSALSTKESSYQSLAGGTRGAGEASETEGCGTERYPATWLQTGGDVSQQGAEAPPADEEAPLKLRIVHFNDVYNVFPTPGGAGGGAASFCTGVQEKRGGRDGLVLFSGDIFSPAPLSEACKGRQMVELLNHIGVHTACYGNHDLDFGWEWLELLAGSTDCKWVMSNAKSRGGQGGVLANAQRYRIFEWGAKPRLTVGIMGLIEEDWIDTLNAPDRDDIIYQDFVEAGREMAALFRRRGCDLVIALTHMRWNNDERLAREVSDIDLILGGHDHGYLTKIVSGKAVIKSGSDFREFSSLTLTPKLQIREQGTSHPTGPCEEHKPTARGLSAAPSRAPRGAAGGALMARVLDSGKPIASSKGSVRAEQSEAGVVENIETAEGQPAKVWSSGRWWISCEKVQVSGDRFEADDGVMEMLARYQTEYSNPQGGVIGVFPVRLETRFCEIRTRECNSGNWLADLMREHVDADVALYNSGGIRSDCVFAEGEVVTDETLHALLSGTRHLCVVGVPGRLFKRILETSVSKWPQLEGRFLQVSGLRFVFDGSKAAGARVLEDQIRVLSRETHEWEPIVDGRVYSVTTAKFLACGGDGFSVMSECSPVAPASRAIKDLSHLARLWLCRHHRQCGHQDAEDVPEEDRDWIDRVHMREENHEDWRIQRIG